Proteins encoded in a region of the Drosophila busckii strain San Diego stock center, stock number 13000-0081.31 chromosome 2L, ASM1175060v1, whole genome shotgun sequence genome:
- the LOC108596119 gene encoding sodium-independent sulfate anion transporter, translated as MSTLEDEVTFRKRNEHSQSLEAQFSSGSILITDHRTSKSKSLELLAAAKAEQQICSNPCSVKTLKRRLPILSWLPKYNASDALGDLIAGLTVGLTVIPQGLAYSGVVGLPAQYGLYGSFMGCFVYVLLGTCKDCTIGSTAVASLMTYQFAKGSWQHSVLLTFVTGIIELIMAVFKLGCLVEFVSGPVSAGFTSAVALIVCTSQMKYILGVNSDGASFLQRWISMFKDIGNIKPADSYLGFGCVALLIAMRSLGRLTIGPKEPKQRTRYQRIVNHLIRFMGISRNATVVVATTVMAMKLQAAGRNPFKLTGYIPPGLPSVAWPPFSIEPQPGNATAGIAPVPGENLLEMLQSLGSGLIIVPLIALLENVSVCKAFAKGKQIDVTQEMIATGVANIANSLFCGYRSNSGLARSAINNASGCRTSMSNLYIGLVVVLALSLLTEYFCFIPKAVLAAILISAVIFQLQYQIIMPMWRAKRSDLVPGVLAFITCLVLPLEIGIMVAIAANQLYILYHSARPKITLEQLETEHGLKFLKITPDRCLIFPSVEFVRNMIIKSGSKSSLPVVIDCTYIYAADFTAAKVISSIVQDFQQRGQKIIFFNLKPSVVSIFEGLQTRLVLCYNMYALNQELSAADGDSVDSLEQIQVCPDATSIGTSSTLSLAKH; from the exons ATGTCCACGCTGGAAGACGAGGTAACATTTCGCAAACGCAACGAGCATAGCCAAAGCCTGGAGGCGCAATTCAGCAGCGGCTCCATTTTAATCACCGATCATCGCACCTCCAAGTCCAAGAGCCTcgagctgctggcagctgccaaGGCAGAGCAGCAAATCTGCTCCAATCCCTGCAGCGTTAAAACTCTAAAGCGACGTCTGCCCATACTCAGCTGGCTGCCCAAATATAATGCGAGTGATGCGCTGGGTGATCTCATTGCTGGACTCACAGTGGGTCTCACAGTCATACCACAAGGTCTTGCCTACTCCGGCGTCGTCGGACTGCCCGCTCAG tACGGCTTATATGGCTCATTTATGGGCTGCTTTGTGTATGTGCTGCTGGGCACCTGCAAGGATTGCACCATTGGCAGCACTGCGGTTGCCTCGCTGATGACCTATCAGTTTGCCAAAGGTTCGTGGCAGCATTCAGTGCTGCTGACCTTCGTCACAGGCATAATAGAGCTCATCATGGCGGTGTTCAAGTTGGGCTGCCTGGTGGAGTTTGTGTCGGGACCAGTGAGCGCAGGATTTACCAGCGCTGTGGCTTTGATTGTGTGCACTTcccaaatgaaatatatactGGGTGTGAATAGTGATGGAGCGAGCTTTCTGCAGCGCTGGATAAGCATGTTTAAGGATATAGGCAACATAAAGCCGGCGGACAGTTATTTGGGCTTTGGATGCGTAGCTTTGTTAATAGCAATGCGTAGCTTGGGGCGACTAACTATTGGACCCAAGGAACCAAAGCAGCGTACTAGATATCAACGCATTGTAAATCATTTGATAAGATTTATGGGCATATCACGCAATGCAACTGTTGTGGTTGCCACCACTGTGATGGCCATGAAACTGCAGGCAGCTGGACGCAATCCTTTCAAGCTAACAGGTTATATACCGCCTGGTTTGCCTTCAGTCGCTTGGCCACCATTTTCTATTGAGCCACAGCCTGGTAATGCTACTGCGGGCATTGCGCCTGTGCCTGGCGAGAATTTGCTTGAAATGCTGCAAAGTCTGGGCTCGGGTTTGATTATAGTGCCGCTTATAGCGCTGCTGGAAAACGTTTCGGTTTGCAAAGCTTTTGCCAAGGGCAAGCAAATTGATGTTACACAGGAAATGATTGCCACGGGTGTTGCCAACATTGCCAACTCGCTATTCTGTGGCTatcgcagcaacagcggctTGGCTCGCTCTGCTATTAACAACGCCAGTGGCTGTCGCACCAGCATGTCCAACTTATATATTGGTTTGGTTGTTGTCCTTGCTTTGAGTTTGCTCACCgaatacttttgctttatacCCAAAGCTGTGCTAGCCGCCATACTAATCTCAGCTGTCATCTTTCAGCTGCAATATCAGATTATTATGCCCATGTGGCGTGCCAAGC GCTCGGATCTTGTGCCTGGCGTGCTCGCATTTATCACCTGCCTGGTGCTGCCCCTGGAAATTGGCATCATGGTAGCCATTGCAGCCAATCAGCTCTATATTCTCTATCATTCAGCGCGTCCCAAGATTACGCTGGAGCAGCTTGAAACGGAACATGGCTTGAAATTCTTGAAAATTACACCCGATCGCTGTCTAATCTTTCCATCTGTGGAGTTTGTGCGCAACATGATCATCAAATCCGGCAGCAAATCCTCACTGCCCGTTGTTATTGACTGCACTTATATATACGCTGCTGACTTTACCGCCGCCAAGGTCATTTCATCCATTGTCCAAGATTTTCAACAGCGTGGCCAAAagattattttctttaatctCAAACCGAGTGTGGTGAGCATCTTTGAAGGATTGCAAACGCGTCTGGTGCTTTGCTATAATATGTATGCGCTCAATCAGGAACTCAGTGCTGCTGATGGCGACTCTGTCGACTCCTTGGAGCAAATACAAGTTTGTCCTGATGCCACAAGCATTGGCACTTCCAGCACGCTTTCGTTAGCAAAGCACTaa
- the LOC117135053 gene encoding leucine-rich repeat extensin-like protein 5, translating into MSGQQPLPPFGNGPRGWNPRAPNASASPSSFLYRPPSPWTTAPSPPPIISGPRPYGQAMSPAPQLRGQRPSNNNNNMPHPRPQWPGGNQSPAPYQPRPMFEQPSYSYGPPAAGAPRAYRPAPLQHQSSYGAAPTSSFQLSPTPSPIVCQTPSSDFTYSSRQTPLSHQYPQPAPPPQYLRQPGAGPPLPPQPRQHAQDQIDFVGVPLEPPQPRSYVIYDDEEEFGPSTAEIIANQSQDYIDEKLAEYQMTILQLQGE; encoded by the coding sequence ATGTCTGGGCAGCAACCGTTGCCGCCGTTTGGCAATGGACCGCGTGGCTGGAATCCGCGTGCGCCAAATGCCAGCGCATCGCCATCCTCGTTTCTGTATCGTCCGCCCTCGCCTTGGACAACGGCGCCTAGTCCACCGCCAATAATCTCTGGACCACGTCCGTATGGACAAGCGATGTCGCCGGCGCCGCAGCTGCGTGGCCAGCGGcccagcaataacaacaataacatgcCGCATCCGCGTCCTCAATGGCCTGGCGGCAATCAATCACCAGCTCCATATCAGCCGCGGCCCATGTTCGAGCAGCCAAGCTACTCCTATGGCCCGCCAGCTGCTGGCGCACCACGTGCCTATCGTCCTGCTCCGCTGCAGCATCAGAGCTCCTATGGCGCAGCGCCCACCAGCTCGTTTCAGCTGTCGCCAACGCCGTCGCCGATTGTTTGCCAAACTCCGAGCTCGGACTTTACGTACAGCAGTCGGCAGACGCCGCTGTCGCATCAATATCCGCAGCCGGCTCCGCCGCCTCAATACCTACGCCAACCTGGCGCAGGTCCTCCACTGCCACCACAACCGAGACAACACGCACAGgatcaaattgattttgtcGGCGTACCCTTGGAGCCACCGCAGCCCAGGTCCTATGTCATCTACGACGATGAGGAGGAATTTGGACCGTCGACTGCCGAAATTATTGCTAACCAATCGCAAGACTATATCGATGAGAAGCTTGCCGAATATCAAATGACAATATTGCAGCTGCAGGGTGAGTAA
- the LOC108594270 gene encoding uncharacterized protein LOC108594270 — translation MKMSSPRIMQQKRSSKSSNSSRVSMTTSTAEENLIESKLFSWLRLFRFASLLCRAE, via the coding sequence ATGAAAATGAGCTCGCCCAGGATAATGCAGCAGAAGCGCAGCAGTAAATCATCCAATTCATCGCGCGTCTCGATGACCACCTCAACGGCTGAGGAGAATCTCATAGAGTCGAAGCTCTTTAGTTGGTTGCGTCTCTTTCGCTTCGCCTCGCTGCTTTGTCGTGCCGAATAG